A window from Athalia rosae chromosome 5, iyAthRosa1.1, whole genome shotgun sequence encodes these proteins:
- the LOC105685594 gene encoding LOW QUALITY PROTEIN: putative nuclease HARBI1 (The sequence of the model RefSeq protein was modified relative to this genomic sequence to represent the inferred CDS: substituted 2 bases at 2 genomic stop codons) — NDTDESDEEVIIVIRKRYTVRPRPDLFNDCDNEEFFRQFRFRKPTVQVILALIEPRIRSRTDRNKAVDPLHQLLLTLRFFATGSFQLVIGDLGGIHKSMMCRIIKKVTEAIAALRPQYIRFPNTDLGLQQSRTKSXNIARFPRVVRAIDCTHIKIQSSGGDEAEEXRDRKGLFTINVQAICDSNLKFLDIVARWPGSTHHLTIFNASRIRARFLNAEMGDALLLGDSGYACTNLLLTPLLQTLTRAHELYNKSQIRTRNVIERSFGLWKRRFAALAFSLRVQPLATQAIIVATAILHNIAQNEGEPEPPFDDDSAAN, encoded by the exons AATGATACCGACGAATCTGATGAAGAGGTTATTATAGTGATTAGGAAAAGATATACGGTGCGTCCACGTCCGGATTTATTTAATGATTGCGAcaacgaggaattttttagACAGTTTCGCTTCCGTAAGCCGACTGTGCAAGTAATTCTAGCTCTTATCGAACCTAGAATAAGAAGCAGAACCGACAG AAATAAAGCTGTGGATCCTTTACACCAATTATTGCTGACTTTAAGATTTTTTGCAACTGGGAGTTTTCAACTTGTAATTGGTGATCTTGGTGGGATACACAAATCTATGATGTGTCGAATCATAAAgaaggttacggaagccataGCAGCCTTACGCCCACAATACATTCGATTTCCTAATACAGATCTGGGTCTGCAACAAAGCAGAACAAAATCGTAAAATATCGCTCGCTTCCCTCGAGTTGTGAGAGCTATTGATTGTACTCACATCAAAATACAATCATCAG GGGGAGATGAGGCAGAGGAATAGCGTGATAGAAAAGGACTTTTTACAATCAACGTACAGGCCATTTGTGATAGTAATCTAAAATTCTTAGATATCGTAGCTCGATGGCCTGGATCAACCCAtcatttgacaatttttaatGCGAGTAGAATACGTGCAAGGTTTTTGAATGCTGAAATGGGAGATGCACTATTACTTGGGGATAGTGGTTATGCGTGTACAAATTTGTTGTTAACACCACTGCTTCAAACACTAACTCGAGCACATGAATTATACAATAAATCGCAAATACGGACGCGAAATGTGATTGAAAGAAGTTTTGGACTGTGGAAACGAAGATTTGCTGCATTAGCTTTTAGTTTAAGAGTGCAACCACTCGCAACTCAAGCTATAATAGTAGCTACTGCTATACTGCACAACATTGCACAGAATGAAGGAGAACCTGAACCCCCATTTGATGACGATTCAGCAGCCAATTAG
- the LOC105685552 gene encoding cytochrome c oxidase assembly factor 5 codes for MIRYEEENERLKDQSRCAGARADLKMCLLESDCCKIHKRTPRECLNATDGTVPSKCQALRVSFFECKRSLLDGRRRFRGPKGY; via the exons ATGATCAgatacgaagaagaaaatgaaagactcAAGGATCAATCTAGGTGTGCTGGGGCAAGAGCCGACCTTAAGATGTGCCTCCTAGAGAGCGACTGCTGTAAAATT CACAAACGAACCCCTAGAGAATGTCTAAATGCAACAGACGGTACTGTACCTTCCAAATGTCAAGCTTTGAGAGTATCTTTCTTCGAGTGTAAACGTTCACTC CTGGATGGTAGGAGGCGATTCAGAGGACCGAAGGGCTACTGA